The following coding sequences lie in one Ctenopharyngodon idella isolate HZGC_01 chromosome 11, HZGC01, whole genome shotgun sequence genomic window:
- the tfeb gene encoding transcription factor EB isoform X3, giving the protein MRDSEANMKDTNKTYAIVEVIDGEKIQLLPLSSSHLDVYTGPGMPGSAIAMTSNSCPANLAIKRELSDAEARAMAKERQKKDNHNLIERRRRFNINDRIKELGTMIPKTNDLDVRWNKGTILRASVEYIKRMQKDIQRTREVENNFRRMEMANKQLWLRIQELERQARMHGLPSTSPSGLNNTDVLNPFVKQENSPEENHLPHQPHLPPHYPQHQQHMGQQQPLPHPQLHQHQHQHQHLHPQPPLQYPAVGSSQHFDYAQSLDLCDGGIPGYQDGMGDLGSLGGGVAPMGKKSELGFLLMEEALSPLGGDPLLSAMSPEASVDSSRRSSFSIEDSDIL; this is encoded by the exons ATGAGAGATTCAGAGGCCAATATGAAAGACACAAATAAAACTTATGCTATTGTGGAGGTTATCGATGGAGAGAAGATTCAGCTG CTCCCACTGTCCAGCAGCCATTTGGATGTGTACACGGGGCCAGGTATGCCTGGATCAGCTATCGCCATGACCAGCAACTCCTGCCCTGCAAATCTGGCCATAAAGAGAGAACTGTCAG ATGCTGAAGCTCGGGCAATGGCTAAAGAGAGGCAGAAGAAAGACAACCACAACCTGA tTGAAAGAAGGAGAAGGTTTAACATCAATGATCGAATTAAGGAGCTGGGCACCATGATTCCCAAAACCAATGATCT GGATGTGCGCTGGAATAAAGGCACTATTCTGAGGGCCTCTGTGGAGTACATTAAACGCATGCAGAAGGACATCCAGAGAACCAGAGAGGTGGAGAACAACTTCAGGAGGATGGAGATGGCCAACAAACAGCTGTGGCTTCGCATTCAG GAGCTTGAAAGGCAGGCCCGAATGCACGGCCTCCCCAGCACCTCTCCATCCGGCCTGAACAACACTGACGTTCTAAACCCCTTCGTCAAGCAGGAGAACAGCCCTGAAGAGAACCACCTCCCACATCAGCCTCATCTCCCTCCTCACTACCCCCAGCATCAGCAGCACATGGGTCAGCAGCAGCCCCTGCCCCACCCTCAACTCCACCAACACCAGCACCAGCACCAGCACCTCCACCCCCAGCCCCCACTGCAGTACCCAGCAGTGGGCAGCTCCCAGCACTTTGACTATGCCCAGTCGCTGGACTTGTGCGACGGCGGCATCCCGGGATATCAGGATGGCATGGGGGACCTCGGCTCGTTGGGCGGAGGTGTCGCACCTATGGGAAAGAAGAGTGAGCTAGGATTCTTGCTGATGGAAGAGGCCCTGTCGCCGCTGGGAGGAGACCCGCTGCTGTCCGCCATGTCCCCCGAGGCTTCTGTTGACAGCAGCCGCCGTAGCAGCTTCAGCATTGAGGACTCAGACATACTGTGA